One segment of Colius striatus isolate bColStr4 chromosome 11, bColStr4.1.hap1, whole genome shotgun sequence DNA contains the following:
- the NXPH2 gene encoding neurexophilin-2 gives MVHLQPLPLVVVQGVLQLVFCDADRVVQSTDVLDWEDKDAAETLVDNVVHSRIINPLRLFVKPSPVLKHGQVSYSDSIENFWDWLSNVTEVQESLARTKRRPIVKTGKFKKMFGWGDFHSNIKTVKLNLLITGKIVDHGNGTFSVYFRHNSTGLGNVSVSLVPPSKVVEFESSPQSTLETKESKSFNCRIEYEKTDRAKKTALCNFDPSKICYQEQTQSHVSWLCSKPFKVICIYIAFYSVDYKLVQKVCPDYNYHSETPYLSSG, from the coding sequence GTGTTTTGTGACGCCGATCGAGTCGTACAGAGCACGGATGTGCTGGACTGGGAAGACAAGGATGCTGCAGAGACGCTGGTCGACAACGTGGTCCATTCCAGGATCATCAATCCTCTGCGCCTCTTTGTGAAGCCATCCCCCGTGCTGAAACACGGCCAGGTGTCCTACTCAGACAGCATAGAGAACTTTTGGGATTGGTTGTCCAACGTGACGGAGGTTCAGGAATCTCTCGCACGAACTAAACGCAGACCCATCGTAAAAACTGGGAAATTCAAGAAGATGTTCGGATGGGGCGACTTCCACTCCAACATCAAAACTGTGAAGCTGAACCTCCTCATCACAGGGAAAATCGTCGATCACGGCAACGGGACCTTCAGTGTTTATTTCCGACACAACTCCACGGGTCTGGGAAATGTTTCTGTAAGCCTGGTGCCTCCTTCCAAGGTGGTTGAGTTCGAATCGTCTCCCCAGTCGACGCTGGAGACCAAGGAATCCAAGTCCTTCAACTGCCGGATCGAGTACGAGAAAACGGATCGCGCTAAAAAAACTGCCTTGTGCAATTTCGACCCTTCAAAGATCTGCTACCAAGAGCAGACTCAAAGCCATGTCTCCTGGTTGTGCTCCAAACCCTTCAAAGTGATCTGCATTTACATTGCTTTTTACAGTGTCGACTACAAACTGGTGCAAAAGGTCTGTCCCGATTACAATTACCATAGTGAGACTCCCTACTTGTCCTCTGGCTGA